From the genome of Anopheles funestus chromosome 2RL, idAnoFuneDA-416_04, whole genome shotgun sequence:
CAGCAACTGCCGACAGGTCTTGACAGCTACGAATTGTCACActggaatgttttctttttcatttatttttattctaggCAAACCGCACATTGCCAAATCGTGGGTTTCATCTGGCGGCACATTgtataacaacaaaaatgttccATATCATTACTCGGGGCATCTCTACCACGGCATCGCTGTcgggtaaaaaaaactttcgcaaATTCCTGCTCTACAACAAGCGGGGAACGCGAATCTTCAAACAACAGCGGGCTGCCAATCCAAACCTTTATGCGGACATCCCGATCGACAAGCGAGGCGTGCGTGATACAGGCGTAACTATTGACGGCAAATTCATCGAAATAAAGGAGAGGATACCCGAGCTGATTGTTCCCAACCTGGAAGGATGCAAATTAAAACCGTACGTGTCGTACAAGGCTCCCGATGTAGTGCAGTCGGAATTCACAAGCCAAGATCTGTTCAATTCTGTGTACGCCCAAAAAATCATAAGCGATTGGAAGAGTGGAAAGTTGAACGACGATGGAACTCCGACAGAGCCCTCCAAAGAGGAAGCATTATCAGCTGAAGATGCGTGGATTCGAGCTAGAAAAACCGGATCGGATAtcttttaaaagtaaaatcttGTTCAAAGTTTGATtaggaaataaaacacattcattAGGTAATTAAGACTGTGACACTCTTCTATCCCATTTATGGTATTGATTGCCGCAAGAGATGAAGCTTTTTAACCCATCGAGTCATTCGTTCACTGTCGTCGACCGAGAAAAactgaaaaggaaaaacagtgATGTAAAGATCTTTTTCACCAACAGAACGTGCCGAATGTCTTTCTGGcagtatttaatttaatgctgtACTCACCATACTGTGAAACAACGGATCTTCATCCGGTGTAGTGGTTTCTTTTGTGGGCACTTTAATCGTTTGCGATGCCAGGTCTATTACTATACTGCTCGTAGTAGGCGCTGCTGTTGCCGGCTTTCTGCTTGATATGAACGTTTGTGGAACAAACTCGTTGGCATTCAGCTCTTCTAATTTCGTGGCTTTGCTTGTAGGATCATCGCACGTATCGGACATCGATTTAAAAACGAACGTTTTCTCACTACTTTCCTTCCTGGTTGTGGGCGGCGAAGGATTACGCGAGCTTTTTGATGATTTCGAGGAGCTTCCACTGCGATTGCTGCTGGAAGTGCTCGTGGATGATGAGCTGCTGGAACTGCTGGATGATCGACGATATCTT
Proteins encoded in this window:
- the LOC125765993 gene encoding 39S ribosomal protein L41, mitochondrial, translated to MFHIITRGISTTASLSGKKNFRKFLLYNKRGTRIFKQQRAANPNLYADIPIDKRGVRDTGVTIDGKFIEIKERIPELIVPNLEGCKLKPYVSYKAPDVVQSEFTSQDLFNSVYAQKIISDWKSGKLNDDGTPTEPSKEEALSAEDAWIRARKTGSDIF
- the LOC125765980 gene encoding serine/threonine-protein kinase fray2, giving the protein MRRSYSRSPSRSRKSDRHSKQSRRRSRSKSRDYDKYRRKGDDKNRRQDRSKSRSVASSTTYPREKKSSYRNRSRDRSYTTSTRKRSSSRDRYHDRKSRERTRYRRSSSSSSSSSSTSTSSSNRSGSSSKSSKSSRNPSPPTTRKESSEKTFVFKSMSDTCDDPTSKATKLEELNANEFVPQTFISSRKPATAAPTTSSIVIDLASQTIKVPTKETTTPDEDPLFHSMFFSVDDSERMTRWVKKLHLLRQSIP